From a single Streptomyces sp. NBC_00377 genomic region:
- a CDS encoding redox-sensing transcriptional repressor Rex, whose amino-acid sequence MATGRTHRPATRSRGIPEATVARLPLYLRALTGLSERSVPTVSSEELAAAAGVNSAKLRKDFSYLGSYGTRGVGYDVEYLVYQISRELGLTQDWPVVIVGIGNLGAALANYGGFASRGFRVAALIDADPTMAGKQVAGIAVQHSDGLEKIISDNGVSIGVITTPPGVAQQVCDRLVAAGVTSILNFAPTVLTVPDGVDVRKVDLSIELQILAFHEQRKAGEEAAANENAVPAPAGRADQGPDGDVPAVMPA is encoded by the coding sequence GTGGCAACTGGCCGAACTCACCGACCGGCGACCCGTAGCCGAGGGATTCCCGAGGCCACCGTCGCCCGCCTTCCGCTGTACCTCCGCGCGCTGACCGGCCTGTCCGAGCGCTCGGTACCCACGGTCTCCTCCGAGGAGCTCGCGGCCGCCGCGGGGGTCAACTCCGCGAAGCTGCGCAAGGACTTCTCCTACCTGGGTTCTTACGGAACGCGAGGAGTCGGCTACGACGTCGAGTACCTCGTCTACCAGATCTCCCGCGAGCTCGGGCTCACCCAGGACTGGCCCGTCGTGATCGTCGGCATCGGTAACCTCGGCGCGGCCCTGGCCAACTACGGAGGCTTCGCCTCACGCGGCTTCCGGGTGGCGGCGCTCATCGACGCCGACCCCACGATGGCCGGGAAGCAGGTCGCCGGGATCGCCGTCCAGCACAGCGACGGCCTGGAGAAGATCATCTCCGACAACGGCGTCTCCATCGGTGTCATCACCACCCCGCCGGGTGTCGCCCAGCAGGTCTGCGACCGGCTGGTGGCCGCCGGAGTCACCTCGATCCTGAACTTCGCGCCGACCGTGCTGACCGTCCCGGACGGTGTCGACGTGCGCAAGGTGGACCTCTCCATCGAGCTCCAGATCCTCGCATTCCACGAGCAGCGCAAGGCCGGCGAGGAGGCCGCGGCGAACGAGAACGCCGTGCCGGCCCCCGCCGGCCGCGCCGACCAGGGACCCGACGGGGACGTACCCGCCGTGATGCCGGCATGA
- a CDS encoding lysophospholipid acyltransferase family protein, with amino-acid sequence MADAKVIPFDDDRSRGSAVARPPRRRGAVSRRRNGEPAPVREIGEVGESGEVQPLPTRAARLDDVPVTREERLGEDAGGLERRIAGGLSFLRRRLTGDYEVDDFGFDEELTDQVLMSLLRPVYEKYFRVEVKGVENIPAEGGALIVANHSGTLPLDGLMMQVAVHDHHPAGRHLRLLAADLVFVLPVVNELARKLGHTLACAEDAERLLAQGELVGVMPEGFKGIGKPFSERYKLQRFGRGGFVSTALRQGAPIIPCSIVGAEEIYPMIGNAKTVARLLGFPYFPLTPTFPWLGPLGGIPLPTKWTIQFGEPIPTDGYPPEAAEDPMLMFNLTDQVREQIQHTLYKLLVQRRSVFF; translated from the coding sequence ATGGCGGATGCCAAGGTCATTCCGTTCGACGACGACCGGTCCCGGGGGAGCGCCGTGGCGCGGCCGCCGCGGCGCCGGGGCGCGGTGAGCCGGCGCCGCAACGGCGAGCCCGCGCCGGTCCGGGAGATCGGCGAGGTCGGTGAGTCCGGCGAGGTCCAGCCCCTGCCCACCAGGGCGGCGAGGCTGGATGATGTTCCTGTGACGCGTGAGGAACGGTTGGGCGAGGATGCCGGCGGCCTGGAGCGGCGGATCGCGGGCGGGCTGTCCTTCCTGCGCCGACGCCTCACGGGCGACTACGAGGTCGACGACTTCGGCTTCGACGAGGAGCTGACCGACCAGGTCCTGATGTCGTTGCTGCGGCCCGTGTACGAGAAGTACTTCCGGGTCGAGGTGAAGGGTGTCGAGAACATCCCGGCCGAGGGCGGCGCGCTGATCGTGGCCAACCACTCGGGGACGCTGCCGCTGGACGGCCTGATGATGCAGGTCGCCGTCCACGACCACCACCCGGCGGGCCGGCACCTGCGGCTCCTGGCGGCCGACCTCGTCTTCGTGCTCCCGGTCGTCAACGAGCTCGCCCGGAAGCTGGGGCACACCCTCGCCTGCGCGGAGGACGCCGAACGGCTCCTCGCCCAGGGCGAGCTGGTCGGGGTGATGCCGGAGGGCTTCAAGGGCATCGGGAAGCCCTTCAGCGAGCGCTACAAGCTTCAGCGGTTCGGCCGGGGCGGCTTCGTCTCCACGGCGCTGCGCCAGGGCGCCCCGATCATCCCCTGCTCGATCGTCGGGGCCGAGGAGATCTACCCGATGATCGGCAACGCGAAGACGGTGGCGCGGCTGCTCGGCTTCCCGTACTTCCCGCTGACGCCGACCTTCCCGTGGCTGGGACCGCTGGGCGGGATCCCGCTGCCGACGAAGTGGACCATCCAGTTCGGAGAGCCGATCCCGACCGACGGCTACCCCCCGGAAGCCGCCGAGGACCCGATGCTGATGTTCAACCTGACGGATCAGGTGCGGGAGCAGATTCAGCACACGCTGTACAAGTTGTTGGTGCAGCGGCGGTCGGTGTTCTTCTGA
- a CDS encoding DUF397 domain-containing protein, which yields MPLKPYSEAGLGQEWIKSSYSTDEGPDCVEVAAAPARILVRDSKRPQGPRLTLAPTAWAAFLPYASDH from the coding sequence ATGCCTCTGAAGCCGTACAGCGAAGCCGGCCTCGGCCAGGAGTGGATAAAGAGCAGCTACAGCACGGACGAGGGCCCCGACTGCGTAGAAGTGGCAGCGGCCCCCGCCCGCATCCTGGTCCGCGACTCCAAGCGCCCCCAGGGCCCTCGGCTCACCCTGGCCCCCACCGCTTGGGCGGCCTTCTTGCCGTACGCGTCCGATCACTGA
- a CDS encoding glutaredoxin family protein: MTPLFGRRAAPGERSVTLIRKSGCHLCDDAERVIEQVCGELGVSWEQKDIADDQELYDRYWEQIPVVLVDGRQHTFWRVDEGRLRKELAG, translated from the coding sequence ATGACTCCCCTCTTTGGACGTAGGGCCGCCCCGGGCGAGCGGTCGGTCACTCTCATCCGCAAGTCCGGTTGTCATCTGTGCGACGACGCCGAGCGTGTGATCGAGCAGGTCTGCGGGGAGCTCGGCGTGTCCTGGGAGCAGAAGGACATCGCCGACGACCAGGAGCTGTACGACCGGTACTGGGAGCAGATCCCGGTCGTGCTGGTCGACGGCAGGCAGCACACCTTCTGGCGGGTGGACGAGGGTCGCCTGCGCAAAGAACTGGCCGGCTAG
- a CDS encoding HAD family hydrolase gives MAALGWLTPRRRSATARSVLAGEASAEAARKSTQETLGSEDTLATLDVAAREPQFPVHGDAMAAAFFDLDNTVMQGAALFHFGRGLYKRKFFETRDLVRFAWQQAWFRLAGVEDPEHMQEARDSALSIVQGHRVSELMSIGEEIYDEYMAERIWPGTRALAQAHLDAGQKVWLVTAAPVEIAQVIARRLGLTGALGTVAESVDGVYTGKLVGEPLHGPAKAEAVRALAAAENLDLSRCAAYSDSHNDIPMLSLVGHPYAINPDAKLRKHAHNLDWRLRDYRTGRKAAKVGIPAAAGVGAVAGGTAAAIALHRRRR, from the coding sequence ATGGCCGCTCTAGGATGGCTCACCCCCCGTAGGCGCTCCGCCACGGCGCGGAGCGTGTTGGCAGGCGAGGCCTCGGCGGAGGCAGCCCGCAAGTCCACCCAGGAAACCCTGGGCTCCGAGGACACCCTGGCGACCCTGGACGTCGCCGCCCGGGAACCGCAGTTCCCGGTGCACGGCGACGCGATGGCCGCCGCCTTCTTCGACCTCGACAACACCGTGATGCAGGGCGCCGCCCTCTTCCACTTCGGCCGCGGCCTGTACAAACGCAAGTTCTTCGAGACCCGCGACCTGGTCCGGTTCGCCTGGCAGCAGGCGTGGTTCCGGCTGGCCGGCGTCGAGGACCCCGAGCACATGCAGGAGGCCCGCGACTCGGCCCTCTCCATCGTGCAGGGCCACCGCGTCTCCGAGCTGATGTCGATCGGCGAGGAGATCTACGACGAGTACATGGCCGAGCGCATCTGGCCTGGCACCCGCGCCCTCGCCCAGGCCCACCTGGACGCGGGCCAGAAGGTGTGGCTGGTCACCGCGGCCCCGGTGGAGATCGCCCAGGTGATCGCCCGCCGCCTCGGCCTCACCGGCGCGCTGGGCACGGTCGCGGAGTCGGTCGACGGCGTCTACACGGGCAAGCTGGTGGGCGAGCCCCTGCACGGCCCCGCCAAGGCGGAGGCGGTACGCGCGCTCGCGGCGGCGGAGAACCTGGACCTCTCGCGCTGCGCCGCCTACAGCGACTCCCACAACGACATCCCGATGCTGTCCCTCGTCGGCCACCCCTACGCCATCAACCCGGACGCCAAGCTGCGCAAGCACGCGCACAACCTCGACTGGCGGCTGCGCGACTACCGCACCGGCCGCAAGGCGGCGAAGGTCGGCATCCCGGCCGCGGCGGGCGTCGGCGCGGTGGCAGGCGGCACGGCCGCGGCGATCGCGCTCCACCGACGACGGCGCTGA
- the hemC gene encoding hydroxymethylbilane synthase translates to MSTKALRLGTRRSRLAMAQSGQVADAVSRVTGRPVELVEITTYGDVSREHLAQIGGTGVFVTALRDALAKGEVDFAVHSLKDLPTTQPEDLVLAAVPVREDPRDVIVARDALKFTDLPRGARIGTGSPRRMAQLNAYARSHGLDIHTVPIRGNVDTRIGYVHDGELDAVVLAAAGLSRIGRIDEVTDFLSIDTVLPAPGQGALAIECAADDASLIAALGELDDPFTRIAVTAERSLLAALEAGCSAPVGALADLLADGQTVNEMRLRGVVGTTDGTRMVQLSTTGPVPETHDGAMALGRELAAEMLAQGAAGLMGERAL, encoded by the coding sequence ATGAGTACGAAGGCACTGAGACTGGGGACGAGGCGAAGCAGGCTCGCCATGGCCCAGTCCGGGCAGGTCGCGGACGCCGTGAGCCGGGTGACCGGACGGCCCGTGGAACTCGTCGAGATCACCACCTACGGCGACGTCTCCCGCGAGCATCTGGCGCAGATCGGCGGCACGGGAGTCTTCGTGACCGCGCTGCGGGACGCGCTGGCCAAGGGAGAGGTCGACTTCGCGGTTCACTCGCTGAAGGACCTCCCCACCACGCAGCCCGAGGACCTGGTCCTGGCCGCCGTACCGGTGCGCGAGGACCCCCGCGACGTGATCGTCGCCCGGGACGCGCTGAAGTTCACCGACCTGCCGCGCGGGGCGCGCATCGGTACGGGTTCGCCGCGCCGCATGGCGCAGCTGAACGCGTACGCGCGCAGCCACGGGCTGGACATACACACGGTGCCGATCCGCGGGAACGTCGACACGCGGATCGGGTACGTGCACGACGGCGAGCTGGACGCGGTGGTGCTGGCGGCGGCCGGCCTCAGCCGGATCGGCCGCATCGACGAGGTCACCGACTTCCTGTCGATAGACACGGTTCTGCCCGCTCCCGGCCAGGGAGCACTGGCGATCGAGTGTGCCGCGGACGACGCGTCACTGATCGCCGCGCTCGGTGAGCTCGACGACCCGTTCACACGGATCGCCGTGACCGCCGAAAGGTCCCTGCTCGCCGCCCTGGAGGCCGGCTGCTCCGCTCCTGTGGGCGCGCTGGCCGACCTCCTGGCCGACGGGCAGACTGTCAACGAAATGCGCCTGCGTGGCGTCGTCGGCACCACCGACGGCACGCGCATGGTGCAGCTGTCCACCACCGGTCCCGTGCCCGAGACGCATGACGGGGCAATGGCGCTCGGTCGCGAACTCGCCGCCGAGATGCTTGCCCAGGGCGCGGCCGGTCTGATGGGGGAGCGAGCACTGTGA
- a CDS encoding uroporphyrinogen-III synthase, which yields MSPTTLPAAGPEHGHVTFLGAGPGDPGLLTLRAVEALAHADVLVAEHEVLDVVRSHARPGVAVVNAEAGPSSDPLPGTGASVPTLVDGTSTTAEVPAVRDAAHLVMEAARGGRRVVRAVTGDPGLDTYAAAEMLACAAAGVPFEVVPGVAAAVGVPAYAGVPLRDAQGADVRFVDARTASDRCWTEVGASDGTVVVSTTLDSVASAAGELVSAGRKPDTPMTVTVAGTTTRQRTWTATLGTIAQTLKQAKVLPSPEGGRPVIVVVGERSAPAQRDQLSWFESKPLFGWKVLVPRTKEQAVSLSDQLRSYGAVPHEVPTIAVEPPRTPQQMERAVKGLVTGRYEWIAFTSVNAVKAVREKFEEYGLDARAFAGIKVAAVGEQTAKALIAFGVKPDLVPSGEQSAAGLLEDWPPYDPVFDPIDRVFLPRADIATETLVAGLIELGWEVDDVTAYRTVRASPPPAETREAIKGGGFDAVLFTSSSTVRNLVGIAGKPHNVTVIACIGPATAKTAEEHGLRVDVMAPEPSVLKLAEALADFGLRRRAAAQEAGDPVSRPSERRPGARRRRAT from the coding sequence GTGAGCCCCACCACCCTTCCAGCCGCTGGTCCTGAACACGGGCACGTCACCTTCCTGGGTGCCGGACCCGGGGATCCGGGACTACTGACTCTGCGCGCCGTGGAGGCGCTGGCGCACGCGGACGTCCTCGTCGCCGAGCACGAGGTGCTCGACGTCGTACGGTCGCACGCGAGGCCGGGCGTCGCCGTCGTGAACGCGGAAGCGGGTCCTTCGTCGGACCCTCTTCCGGGCACGGGCGCGTCCGTCCCGACGCTCGTTGACGGCACGTCAACAACCGCTGAGGTACCCGCTGTGCGCGATGCCGCACATCTTGTCATGGAGGCCGCGCGGGGCGGCAGGCGGGTCGTCCGTGCGGTGACCGGGGACCCGGGACTCGATACGTACGCGGCGGCGGAAATGCTCGCGTGCGCGGCGGCCGGCGTTCCCTTCGAGGTCGTACCCGGTGTAGCGGCCGCCGTCGGCGTGCCCGCCTACGCCGGGGTGCCGCTGCGGGACGCGCAGGGCGCGGACGTCCGGTTCGTGGACGCCCGCACCGCCTCGGACCGCTGCTGGACCGAGGTCGGGGCGTCCGACGGTACGGTCGTCGTCTCCACGACCCTCGACTCCGTGGCCTCGGCCGCGGGCGAGCTGGTGTCGGCGGGGCGCAAGCCCGACACGCCGATGACGGTCACGGTGGCCGGTACGACGACCCGGCAGCGGACGTGGACGGCGACCCTCGGCACCATCGCGCAGACGCTGAAGCAGGCCAAGGTGCTGCCCTCCCCGGAGGGCGGCCGGCCGGTGATAGTCGTGGTCGGCGAGCGTTCCGCCCCCGCCCAGCGCGACCAGCTGTCGTGGTTCGAGTCCAAGCCGTTGTTCGGCTGGAAGGTGCTCGTGCCGCGCACGAAGGAACAGGCGGTGTCGCTCTCCGACCAGCTGCGGTCGTACGGCGCCGTGCCGCACGAGGTGCCGACGATCGCCGTCGAGCCGCCGCGCACGCCGCAGCAGATGGAGCGGGCGGTCAAGGGCCTGGTGACGGGCCGCTACGAGTGGATCGCCTTCACCTCGGTGAACGCCGTCAAGGCGGTACGCGAGAAGTTCGAGGAGTACGGGCTCGACGCGCGTGCCTTCGCGGGCATCAAGGTCGCCGCGGTGGGCGAGCAGACGGCGAAGGCGCTCATCGCCTTCGGTGTGAAGCCGGACCTCGTGCCGAGCGGCGAGCAGTCGGCCGCCGGGCTGTTGGAGGACTGGCCGCCCTACGACCCGGTCTTCGACCCGATCGACCGGGTGTTCCTGCCGCGCGCCGACATCGCCACCGAGACCCTGGTCGCCGGGCTCATCGAGCTGGGCTGGGAGGTCGACGACGTCACGGCCTACCGGACCGTGCGGGCGTCCCCGCCGCCGGCGGAGACCCGGGAGGCGATCAAGGGCGGCGGCTTCGACGCCGTGCTGTTCACGTCGTCGTCCACCGTGCGGAACCTGGTGGGCATCGCGGGCAAGCCGCACAACGTGACCGTCATCGCGTGCATCGGTCCGGCCACGGCCAAGACGGCCGAGGAGCACGGGCTGCGGGTGGACGTCATGGCGCCCGAGCCGTCCGTGCTCAAGCTGGCCGAGGCGCTGGCCGACTTCGGGCTGCGCCGGAGAGCGGCGGCACAGGAGGCCGGGGACCCGGTCAGCCGTCCGAGCGAGCGGCGTCCGGGGGCGCGGCGCAGGCGGGCGACGTAG
- a CDS encoding DUF5667 domain-containing protein: protein MIANVSAHRRASAFAQALEEQSDCSAQGTAAEQTEGSPPAPAAADQTGQGQLLALATSLAELPKPELDPEVKVVQRAQLVAAMEAMLAGTAGGEAADSSVPEQRSHRARGTHRASPLGKFRPRSRLAKGLTAGGLSVGVAAGAFGGVAAASSDALPGDGLYGLKRGIEDFKLNYLSDGDDERGRTYLDQASTRLSEARRLMERGRSGELDHESLGEIRRALSGMQHDASEGHRLLHEAYERDPNSLGPIQALDAFSRSHREVWGALRDRLPVQLGDVSQQVSSVFEAIDEEVAPLQSLLPRPPAQDGSGTGPGSGSASTGSTDTGHPTTPGTGKGTGHAPSDGTGSNTGGSPSRSSTSGTGDDGLLGGSTGGLLDPPKETGNTAPLPIVPSTQPDVTLPPLLPGLLPGLGIDGEDAE, encoded by the coding sequence GTGATCGCGAACGTATCGGCGCACCGGCGGGCGAGCGCCTTCGCCCAGGCCCTGGAGGAGCAGTCCGACTGTTCCGCCCAGGGCACGGCGGCCGAGCAGACCGAAGGATCACCGCCGGCGCCGGCCGCTGCGGACCAGACCGGGCAGGGCCAGCTGCTGGCCCTCGCCACGAGTCTCGCCGAGCTGCCCAAACCGGAACTCGATCCAGAGGTCAAGGTCGTCCAGCGGGCCCAGTTGGTCGCCGCTATGGAGGCCATGCTGGCGGGCACCGCGGGAGGCGAGGCAGCGGACTCATCGGTGCCGGAGCAACGCTCCCACCGAGCCAGGGGCACTCACCGGGCCAGTCCCCTGGGCAAGTTCCGACCGCGTTCCCGCCTGGCCAAGGGCCTCACCGCGGGCGGCCTCAGCGTCGGCGTCGCGGCGGGCGCCTTCGGCGGGGTCGCCGCCGCGAGTTCCGACGCCCTCCCGGGTGACGGGCTCTACGGGCTGAAGCGCGGAATCGAGGACTTCAAGCTCAACTACCTGTCCGACGGCGACGACGAACGCGGCCGGACCTATCTCGACCAGGCCTCCACCCGGCTCAGCGAGGCCCGCCGGCTCATGGAACGGGGCCGCAGCGGCGAACTCGACCACGAGTCCCTCGGCGAGATCCGACGCGCCCTCAGCGGGATGCAGCACGACGCGTCGGAAGGCCATCGCCTCCTCCACGAGGCGTACGAACGCGACCCGAACTCCCTGGGCCCCATCCAGGCCCTCGACGCGTTCTCCCGCTCGCACCGCGAGGTCTGGGGCGCCCTGCGCGACCGCCTGCCGGTCCAGCTCGGTGACGTCAGTCAGCAGGTCTCGTCGGTCTTCGAAGCCATAGACGAAGAGGTCGCCCCGCTACAGTCCCTGCTTCCGCGGCCCCCCGCCCAGGACGGCAGCGGCACCGGTCCGGGCTCGGGTTCGGCGTCCACCGGCTCCACGGACACCGGCCACCCGACCACCCCCGGAACCGGCAAGGGCACCGGGCACGCCCCGAGCGACGGCACCGGCAGCAACACCGGCGGCAGCCCGAGCAGGTCGTCCACCTCCGGTACCGGCGACGACGGCCTGCTCGGCGGCAGCACCGGCGGCCTCCTCGACCCCCCGAAGGAGACCGGCAACACCGCCCCGCTCCCCATCGTCCCCAGCACCCAGCCGGACGTCACCCTCCCGCCCCTCCTGCCCGGCCTGCTCCCGGGCCTGGGCATCGACGGCGAGGACGCGGAGTAG
- a CDS encoding glutamyl-tRNA reductase: MSLLVVGLSHRSAPVSVLERASLSTDAQSKLLQDTVAAEPAAEAAVLATCNRIELYADVDKFHAGVAELSTLLAQHSGVGLDELTPYLYVHYEDRAVHHFFSVACGLDSMVVGEGQVLGQIKDALARAQELHTAGRLLNDLFQQALRVGKRAHSETGIDRAGQSLVTFGLEQLAAGADVTAWARGKKALVIGAGSMSSLAAATLARAGVAEVVVANRTLDRAERLAQILTEAVSGDVSARAVPMESVPAELTRADVAVSCTGATGLVLTAEAVATAVEDRTGAPVVFDEEAAPADIRPLPPTSVGADDNCPLDLAAVQQSAAQRSGFSVLGEAAVAGMDAATLEQHAAWVDNAGVDRRPGARRSPEADAELITALAALAATVGRIPERRRPEPVATLVRPQPVLFLLDLAMPRDVDAAAHRLAGVRLVDIESLAEASADAPMAADVDQVRRIVADEVAAFGAAQRAAHITPTVVALRTMAADVVATEIARLDGRLPGLDDKHRAEITQTVKRVVDKLLHAPTVRVKQLATEPGGAGYADALRTLFDLDPETVVAVSRAEESTEKNAENRGPA; the protein is encoded by the coding sequence ATGAGTCTCCTCGTCGTCGGACTGAGCCACCGCAGCGCCCCCGTCAGCGTGCTGGAACGGGCCTCGCTGTCCACGGACGCCCAGTCCAAGCTGCTCCAGGACACGGTCGCCGCCGAACCGGCCGCCGAGGCCGCCGTCCTCGCCACCTGCAACCGGATCGAGCTCTACGCCGACGTGGACAAGTTCCACGCGGGCGTCGCCGAGCTGTCCACGCTGCTCGCCCAGCACAGCGGGGTCGGGCTCGACGAGCTCACCCCCTATCTGTACGTGCACTACGAGGACCGCGCCGTCCACCACTTCTTCTCGGTGGCCTGCGGTCTCGACTCCATGGTCGTCGGCGAGGGACAGGTCCTCGGGCAGATCAAGGACGCCCTGGCCCGGGCGCAGGAGCTGCACACCGCCGGGCGGTTGCTGAACGACCTGTTCCAGCAGGCCCTGCGGGTCGGCAAGCGCGCCCACTCCGAGACCGGCATCGACCGAGCCGGGCAGTCCCTGGTCACCTTCGGCCTGGAGCAACTGGCCGCGGGCGCGGACGTGACCGCCTGGGCCCGGGGCAAGAAGGCGCTGGTCATCGGCGCCGGTTCGATGTCCTCGCTGGCCGCCGCCACCCTCGCGCGCGCCGGGGTCGCCGAGGTCGTCGTCGCCAACCGGACCCTCGACCGGGCCGAACGGCTCGCCCAGATACTGACCGAGGCCGTCAGCGGGGACGTGTCGGCCCGCGCGGTACCGATGGAATCGGTGCCGGCCGAGCTGACACGTGCCGACGTCGCCGTCTCCTGTACCGGGGCGACGGGCCTGGTCCTGACGGCGGAAGCGGTCGCCACGGCGGTCGAGGACCGCACCGGGGCACCCGTCGTCTTCGACGAGGAGGCCGCGCCCGCGGACATACGGCCGCTGCCGCCCACGTCCGTCGGCGCAGACGACAACTGCCCCCTCGACCTGGCCGCCGTCCAGCAGTCCGCGGCGCAGCGGTCCGGGTTCTCCGTGCTGGGAGAGGCCGCCGTCGCCGGCATGGACGCGGCCACCCTGGAGCAGCACGCCGCCTGGGTCGACAACGCCGGCGTGGACCGCAGGCCGGGCGCTCGCCGCAGCCCCGAGGCCGACGCCGAGCTGATCACCGCGCTCGCCGCGCTCGCCGCCACTGTCGGCCGCATCCCCGAGCGCCGGCGGCCCGAGCCGGTCGCCACGCTCGTCCGGCCGCAGCCGGTGCTCTTCCTGCTCGACCTGGCGATGCCGCGGGACGTCGACGCGGCCGCGCACCGGCTCGCCGGGGTGCGGCTGGTGGACATCGAGTCGCTGGCCGAGGCATCGGCCGACGCGCCGATGGCCGCCGACGTCGACCAGGTGCGGCGGATCGTCGCCGACGAGGTCGCCGCGTTCGGCGCCGCGCAGCGCGCCGCGCACATCACGCCCACCGTGGTCGCCCTGCGCACCATGGCCGCCGACGTCGTGGCCACGGAGATCGCCCGGCTCGACGGGCGGCTGCCCGGCCTGGACGACAAGCACCGCGCCGAGATCACCCAGACCGTGAAGCGGGTCGTCGACAAGCTGCTGCACGCGCCGACCGTGCGGGTCAAGCAGCTCGCGACCGAGCCCGGCGGCGCCGGGTACGCGGACGCGCTGCGGACCCTGTTCGACCTCGACCCGGAGACGGTGGTCGCCGTGTCCCGGGCCGAGGAAAGCACCGAGAAGAACGCAGAGAACCGAGGGCCGGCATGA
- a CDS encoding ECF subfamily RNA polymerase sigma factor, BldN family translates to MYPHVGVDTSGLATLRATVATVHDLLRGVVPTAYAVPAFATTAPLGPCYALAEGSAAVGRRGRSAGAATARRPAADSDSARMMDLVERAQAGEADAFGRLYDQYSDTVYRYIYYRVGSKATAEDLTSETFLRALRRIGTFTWQGRDFGAWLVTIARNLVADHFKSSRFRLEVTTGEMLDANEVERSPEDSVLESLSNAALLDAVRRLNPQQQECVTLRFLQGLSVAETARVMGKNEGAIKTLQYRAVRTLARLLPEDAR, encoded by the coding sequence GTGTACCCACACGTCGGGGTTGACACCTCGGGCCTGGCTACGCTGCGCGCAACGGTCGCTACGGTCCATGACCTCTTGCGCGGCGTCGTCCCCACCGCGTACGCCGTCCCCGCCTTCGCCACCACCGCTCCGCTCGGCCCGTGCTACGCGCTGGCAGAAGGCAGCGCCGCGGTGGGCAGACGAGGCCGCTCGGCCGGCGCGGCCACCGCCCGTCGGCCGGCCGCCGACAGTGACAGCGCCCGGATGATGGACCTCGTCGAGCGCGCCCAAGCCGGTGAGGCCGACGCTTTCGGGCGCCTGTACGACCAGTACAGCGACACGGTCTACCGCTACATCTACTACCGGGTGGGCAGCAAGGCGACCGCCGAGGACCTCACCAGCGAGACGTTCCTGCGTGCCCTGCGCCGCATCGGGACGTTCACCTGGCAGGGCCGCGACTTCGGCGCCTGGCTGGTCACCATCGCCCGCAACCTCGTCGCCGACCACTTCAAGTCCAGCCGTTTCCGGCTCGAGGTGACGACCGGCGAGATGCTCGACGCCAACGAGGTCGAGCGCTCACCCGAGGACTCCGTCCTGGAGTCCCTCTCCAACGCCGCGCTGCTGGACGCCGTGCGCCGGCTCAATCCCCAGCAGCAGGAGTGCGTGACACTCCGGTTCCTCCAGGGGCTCTCCGTCGCCGAGACGGCGCGCGTGATGGGCAAGAACGAGGGTGCCATCAAGACCCTTCAGTACCGGGCCGTCCGCACCCTCGCCCGCCTCCTGCCGGAAGACGCCCGCTGA